The Acidobacteriota bacterium nucleotide sequence GAGCCTGGGGCCTGGGGGGACGGGGTCTCCGCTCCGGCGGCGCGGCATCCGGATTAGATGCAGAACAGGCGGGCCCGTGACATCATTCCGGTTCCACCCAGGTGATGTAGGGCAGGTTCCGGTAGCGCTCCTGATAGTCGAGGCCGTAGCCCACCACGAACTTGTCCGGGACCTTGAAGCCCCGGTAATGGACGGGGACGTCGATGCGCCGGGCCTCGGGCTTGTCGAGGAGGGCGCACACCTTGAGGGAAGCCGGCGCCCGCTCGGCCTCCAGGTGCTTGAGCAGGTAGTCCAGGGTGATCCCCGTGTCCACGATGTCCTCCACGATGAGGACGTGGCGCCCCGAAAGGTCCATGGTGGAGGTGAACAGAATCGTCGCGTGCTTGCCGTCCACCTGGCTTTTCATCTCGATGAGCGCCAGGCGCACGTCCCCCGGAATTCTCCGCATGAGGTCCGACAGG carries:
- the hpt gene encoding hypoxanthine phosphoribosyltransferase, which gives rise to MKLAQGILFTERQIQQRVEELARQIVQDYAGRPLVLCAILKGSIPFLSDLMRRIPGDVRLALIEMKSQVDGKHATILFTSTMDLSGRHVLIVEDIVDTGITLDYLLKHLEAERAPASLKVCALLDKPEARRIDVPVHYRGFKVPDKFVVGYGLDYQERYRNLPYITWVEPE